A window of Phragmites australis chromosome 2, lpPhrAust1.1, whole genome shotgun sequence genomic DNA:
CGAGAGAACTTTCCATCTCCCTATCCAGCATTTGCCTCAGCTGGATGGAGCAAACTTGGTTGCTGGGCAAGTGCATGATCTCCTCAATGTGGCTGTAGACTATTCCAAGCCTCCTCAAACCATCGCACATTGCTTCGATGGTTGCAGAGGGTGAGATGCTTGCCTCTAGGCTGTTCAGCTCATCTTTGATTTCAATCTCATTGGATTGCCTCTTAGACGGAAAGCTTACTGATCTTAGATGGCGAGCCATGTTTGCATTGGAGTATGTGAGGTTGAGGTGATGGAGAAGAAATAAGAAATTTGGTTTGATGTGTCTGCTCCTTCTGCAAGGCTTATTTATATACCAGAAGCAACTGTCCTAGCATCTTTTGAATTGTAGACAGGAAGAATCATGCCATTTCATCTCCCAGATGGTCTGCTGAGGTTTCCAGACAATGCTGCAGAATTGCCACACTGTCATGGTTCTTCACGTGATATGTGTTCTTTTAGACCACCAGACATCTCAAAAATGGGTTTAACACTCTGTTATGTTCCAATTATTGATAGCAACAAGAATCTGCATTGGTTCATATCATCgtgatagatcttgaatttagtgCAGGTTCAGTTGTTTAACAGGTTGTTAAATGAGCATTATTTGCGGCATCTGTATTGGTCTGATTCTTGTTTGCCACTAACATAAGTAGGTGCTTTCCTCGGTTTGTGGTAATGCTAATCACAAGGTTTTAGATTGTGGTTTGGAGCTGGCATGTTTCCGCTGCATAGAGCAAGATCCATTTCACAAGGATCATGCACTTGAGGCACATGCAAGTAACATGGCATTTGCAAATTAACTACTGCCATTAGGTGTAACCGATCCTTATCTAGAGATATAATTCTTTAGTACCAATAATGTAACTTTTTAACAGCACCCAAAGAATGGGCTGAAATGCCCCCAGTTCCGGGTTATTGTTCTTGCTCATAAGCGATGAAATGCTACAAGCATTCATTTCTTTTAAGCTGTGAGTTACCAAGTTACTTTGTCAGGATATAATACCATAGGCATGCATAAATGGTGACCACAGCATGAAATTGGCGTTAAGGACTTTGTACTTTTGATTCAGTGAACTTTTTATACATATCCACAACTATACATTGCAAAATTGTTGTAGTGATTGACTAATCCTTTAAAATGTGGATGCCAATCACAGGGCATTAGGGCTCAGGGTATCTGTGAACTAAGAGTATTCAGAAGAGAAACTCTGATCCGGATCAGTCTCCTGAACAGAAGTTCTGCCCCGCTCTCAACATCTCTGATACTGCACTCTAATGCTTGCAATTGCTCCTCTTCGCACACTACTTTTCCCTTCTGGAATGCTCTGGAGACAAGAGACCACTTGGGCATCTCAATTTGCTTTGACAAGAGGCACAATGTGAATTCAAGCAGCGAGGTGGTGATCAATCTTGCTTCCGCCAGTAGCTTCACCACTCGGCAATCCTTCTCAACAAAAGTAGTCCTTTTGCAGTCCTTCTTGAAATGTTTCTGCGCCTTCTTGGTTAACCGGATGTATGCCTTGAGTTGAGCAGTAGCATCATCTCCTCTTTTGAGAACCAAGAGTAGTTCTTGGACACTCATCTTCAAGTCAATGAAACTTTCTTGCATGGTGTTGCAGAGGTCAAGCAAGACGAGCGACTGTCCAAGCTCTTCCTCCACTGCCTTCCTTTGCAGGGTCTGGCAAAGGCTGACTTGGTTGCTTGGTGTGCACATCATCTCTTCGATGCTGCTGTAAATGTCTCCAAGGCTCCTGAAACCATTGCACATTGTGTCGATGGTTGTCGATGGTGAAGAGATGGTTGTCTTTAGGCTCTGCAGCTGCTGCTCAACTTCGGCTCTGTTTGAGCGAGGACTGGAAGGCAAACTTGCAGATCTCAGATGGCAAGACATGGCTTGGGATCGAAGCTTTGATGCTGTTTTCTTCTGAGTGTAAAATTAGAATGGAAAGGACAGAGTAGGCAAGACAAGCTGCAGGTTGTTGTTGCTCAACCTTTTGCTTTTCTCTATTTATAACGGAGAGGTATAAGCAATGGCATGAATAGAGGAAACGGCAGAAAGAATCTTGGCCACCACCCTCCATATGCTGTTCATTGTTGTATGGAGTGACATGAACATAGCCACAGAAGCCTAGACAAGTTGTTGCTCTCCTGTTTTCTCTCACTGCAACAAACGATTAATGAGTGGGCTTATTTGACTGTCATGTCTCAATTCTTGGCGACAATTCACTCTGCACGAGGGtttagtttgatttcagatctGTATGCACAATCATGAAGGATGAAGGGAAAGAATCTGTAGTTTTGGTGTTGATGAGATGAGAGGAATAATTAGTCTGGTCGTCTTCTGATGCTTCAACAGAGAGGTAGAAACAATGTCATGAACGGAGCAAACGACAGAAAGAAATTGCTGTATTGAGTGATATGTTGAAACACAATCACCGACGTCCAGACAAGTTGTCGCTCTGCTGATTTGTATCACTGCAACAAATGTTAATCAGTGAGCTTATTTGCCTGTCATGTCTCAATTATCGGTGACAATTCACTCTGCACGAGGGTTTCGTTTGATTTTCGGTTCTGGTGTTGATGAGATGATAGGAATAATTAGTCTGGTTGTCTTCTGATGCTTCAACATTTAGTATGTGTTCCACGCCTCCACCGTTTGTGCGGCATCATTGGCTTGTTTCAGCTAGCCACAGCAACAGCAAGGACAGCCGtgtaaggtagtgtttggttggatagCGTGGTGGGATGGGatgattctatttatatatttaaggataggataattttatttatatatagatgCTTGTTTGGTAGGTGGAACGGAACGAGTTTATTTTAGTACCttgggcccactgtcagtgTCACGTGGTAGGTGGAACGGAACGAGTTCATTTTAGTACCt
This region includes:
- the LOC133907715 gene encoding uncharacterized protein LOC133907715, with protein sequence MSCHLRSASLPSSPRSNRAEVEQQLQSLKTTISSPSTTIDTMCNGFRSLGDIYSSIEEMMCTPSNQVSLCQTLQRKAVEEELGQSLVLLDLCNTMQESFIDLKMSVQELLLVLKRGDDATAQLKAYIRLTKKAQKHFKKDCKRTTFVEKDCRVVKLLAEARLITTSLLEFTLCLLSKQIEMPKWSLVSRAFQKGKVVCEEEQLQALECSIRDVESGAELLFRRLIRIRVSLLNTLSSQIP